One Actinomadura viridis genomic region harbors:
- a CDS encoding amidohydrolase family protein: MTLPADQPIIDTMIGFPIRDPDGTYGFITRQTKDAGSRRDLRMPAGYMFKDVPDHEDSAIDPVALTLAEMDRHGVAVGLVGIKGEDGRRAVREHPDRFAGCLSVDPNQGMDALREMTAMHAEYAIRAVDVFPAGTFPQVAINDKKMYPIYAKCVELGLPIFVCAGVPGPRVRLEPQRVEYLDEVMFDFPELVLVTRHGCEPWTDLAVKLMLKWPNLYYSTSAFAPKYYPREIVDYANTRGPHKIIYGGYFPMGLPLDRIMAELPGVPFKDSVWPRFLHDNARQVLKLP; the protein is encoded by the coding sequence ATGACCCTGCCGGCGGACCAGCCGATCATCGACACGATGATCGGGTTCCCGATCCGGGACCCGGACGGCACCTACGGCTTCATCACCCGCCAGACCAAGGACGCCGGATCCCGGCGCGACCTGAGGATGCCCGCGGGCTACATGTTCAAGGACGTGCCGGACCACGAGGACTCCGCCATCGACCCGGTCGCGCTGACGCTCGCCGAGATGGACCGGCACGGCGTCGCGGTCGGGCTGGTCGGGATCAAGGGGGAGGACGGCAGGCGGGCGGTGCGCGAGCACCCGGACCGCTTCGCCGGATGCCTGTCGGTGGACCCCAACCAGGGGATGGACGCGCTGCGCGAGATGACGGCCATGCACGCCGAGTACGCGATCAGGGCGGTGGACGTGTTCCCCGCGGGCACCTTCCCGCAGGTCGCGATCAACGACAAGAAGATGTACCCGATCTACGCCAAGTGCGTGGAGCTGGGGCTGCCGATCTTCGTGTGCGCGGGGGTCCCCGGCCCCCGGGTGCGCCTGGAGCCGCAGCGGGTCGAGTACCTGGACGAGGTCATGTTCGACTTCCCGGAGCTGGTCCTGGTCACCCGGCACGGGTGCGAGCCGTGGACCGACCTGGCCGTGAAACTGATGCTCAAGTGGCCGAACCTGTACTACTCCACCAGCGCCTTCGCACCGAAGTACTACCCCCGCGAGATCGTCGACTACGCCAACACCCGAGGCCCCCACAAGATCATTTATGGCGGGTACTTCCCCATGGGGCTGCCCCTCGACCGGATCATGGCCGAGCTGCCCGGCGTCCCGTTCAAGGACTCGGTCTGGCCCCGGTTCCTGCACGACAACGCCCGCCAGGTGCTCAAGCTGCCCTGA
- a CDS encoding acyl-CoA dehydrogenase family protein — protein MDLAFGSEHEELRRTVRAFLAATSPESEVRRLMESVRGHDQDVWARMGAQLGLQGLAIPEEYGGGGGGPVETGIVMEEMGRALLCAPYLSTCVLATRAILASGDRGAARELLPGIACGVTVATLAFSEPDRDWNAPARAAVRRSGTRLLLDGAKDLVLDGGTADLILVTAEGEAGPGLYAVPGDAGGLTRTPLSTLDPTRRLARLEFDGTPAHPVGGAGEAPRVLASALDHAAVALAAECVGGAGRMMETAVGHARERVQFGRPIGAFQAVKHACADMYVEVESARAAAQHAMWTAAGDTAALPAAAALAKSCCADAYMRVATETIQVLGGIGVTWEHPAHLYFRRAKVSQILFGDPGHHRETMVRLLAAATAPAAP, from the coding sequence ATGGACCTCGCCTTCGGCTCCGAGCACGAGGAGCTGCGCCGCACCGTCCGCGCCTTCCTGGCCGCCACCTCGCCCGAGTCCGAGGTACGCAGGCTGATGGAGTCCGTGCGCGGCCACGACCAGGACGTCTGGGCCCGCATGGGCGCGCAGCTCGGCCTCCAGGGGCTGGCGATCCCTGAGGAGTACGGCGGCGGCGGTGGCGGTCCCGTGGAGACCGGCATCGTGATGGAGGAGATGGGCCGGGCGCTGCTGTGCGCGCCGTACCTGTCGACCTGCGTGCTCGCCACCCGCGCGATCCTCGCCTCCGGCGACCGGGGGGCGGCGCGGGAGCTGCTGCCCGGGATCGCCTGCGGGGTCACCGTCGCGACCCTGGCCTTCAGCGAGCCGGACCGTGACTGGAACGCGCCCGCGCGGGCCGCGGTGCGGCGTTCGGGCACCCGGCTGCTGCTGGACGGCGCCAAGGACCTCGTCCTCGACGGCGGCACCGCCGACCTGATCCTGGTCACCGCCGAAGGGGAGGCGGGCCCCGGCCTGTACGCCGTCCCCGGCGACGCCGGAGGGCTCACCCGGACCCCGCTGAGCACGCTGGACCCCACCAGGAGGCTGGCCCGCCTGGAGTTCGACGGCACGCCCGCGCATCCGGTGGGCGGCGCCGGCGAAGCACCGCGCGTCCTGGCCTCGGCCCTGGACCACGCGGCCGTCGCGCTGGCCGCCGAGTGCGTCGGCGGCGCCGGGCGGATGATGGAGACGGCGGTCGGGCACGCCCGTGAACGGGTGCAGTTCGGCCGCCCGATCGGCGCGTTCCAGGCGGTGAAGCACGCCTGCGCCGACATGTACGTGGAGGTGGAGTCGGCGCGGGCGGCCGCCCAGCACGCCATGTGGACCGCCGCCGGCGACACCGCCGCCCTGCCCGCCGCCGCCGCGCTGGCCAAGTCCTGCTGCGCGGACGCCTACATGCGCGTGGCCACGGAGACGATCCAGGTGCTCGGCGGGATCGGCGTCACCTGGGAGCACCCGGCCCACCTGTACTTCCGGCGGGCGAAGGTCTCCCAGATCCTCTTCGGCGACCCCGGCCACCACCGGGAGACGATGGTCAGGCTCCTCGCCGCCGCCACCGCCCCGGCGGCTCCCTGA
- a CDS encoding ABC transporter substrate-binding protein: MTEPDGARYAERLFPAPVDHGVARPDRAVSTVRSGTDTAAGGEYRNELWYQGSGRVGEKAVESIVVYPPTRGVRSQGDPFEPVKIGILIDMDLGQLLADLVDPVILAIEDALNEGAYDRPVEIVTVDARGLPRENYLKVRKGYRKLVDEGCVVVIGPFISDNSVNLRETINSTGVPCLGWTGTTLFHGEYCFTVANGDIPVEGAMAAHWCFQNDLEKVGFFWEQGSSGDLYAGHFRAAARQYDLDVVKEVRLTPNPRDFQKHLATMREQGAQAIVYMGYGYSTFHFAEAFQALDWDPPRFMGTAFMFYSNSNEWAAGLEGWHGVDQLGEDGANPNYEAMLERFEARFGRVSRNVVVALSYDTARAAVHGIANARIATPEEVKTGLEQIKWMPCTNGGPGCHLTFAEYDHRGYKGDFLTIRELRGGELHFRGYHRPAWPSNTRSPLLKREDG, translated from the coding sequence ATGACCGAACCGGACGGCGCCCGCTACGCCGAACGCCTGTTCCCCGCCCCGGTCGACCACGGTGTCGCCCGGCCCGACCGGGCGGTCTCGACGGTCCGGTCGGGCACCGACACCGCCGCCGGCGGTGAGTACCGGAACGAGCTGTGGTACCAGGGCAGCGGGCGCGTCGGCGAGAAGGCGGTCGAGTCGATCGTCGTCTACCCGCCCACCCGGGGCGTGCGGAGCCAGGGCGACCCGTTCGAGCCGGTGAAGATCGGCATCCTGATCGACATGGACCTCGGCCAGCTGCTCGCCGACCTGGTGGACCCGGTCATCCTGGCGATCGAGGACGCGCTCAACGAGGGCGCCTACGACCGTCCCGTCGAGATCGTGACGGTCGACGCCCGCGGGCTGCCGAGGGAGAACTACCTCAAGGTCCGCAAGGGCTACCGCAAGCTCGTGGACGAGGGCTGCGTCGTCGTCATCGGGCCGTTCATCTCCGACAACTCGGTGAACCTGCGCGAGACGATCAACTCCACCGGCGTCCCCTGCCTCGGCTGGACGGGCACCACGCTGTTCCACGGCGAGTACTGCTTCACCGTCGCCAACGGCGACATCCCCGTCGAGGGCGCCATGGCCGCCCACTGGTGCTTCCAGAACGACCTGGAGAAGGTCGGGTTCTTCTGGGAGCAGGGCTCCTCCGGCGACCTGTACGCCGGCCACTTCCGCGCCGCCGCGCGCCAGTACGACCTCGACGTCGTCAAGGAGGTCCGGCTCACCCCCAACCCCCGGGACTTCCAGAAGCACCTGGCCACCATGCGCGAGCAGGGGGCGCAGGCCATCGTCTACATGGGGTACGGCTACTCGACCTTCCATTTCGCCGAGGCGTTCCAGGCGCTGGACTGGGACCCGCCGCGGTTCATGGGCACGGCGTTCATGTTCTACTCCAACTCCAACGAGTGGGCCGCGGGCCTGGAGGGCTGGCACGGCGTCGACCAGCTCGGGGAGGACGGCGCCAACCCCAACTACGAGGCGATGCTGGAGCGTTTCGAGGCCCGCTTCGGCCGCGTCTCCCGCAACGTCGTGGTGGCCCTGTCGTACGACACCGCCCGCGCCGCCGTCCACGGGATCGCCAACGCCCGCATCGCCACGCCCGAGGAGGTCAAGACCGGGCTGGAGCAGATCAAGTGGATGCCGTGCACCAACGGCGGCCCCGGCTGCCACCTGACCTTCGCCGAGTACGACCACCGCGGCTACAAGGGCGACTTCCTCACCATCCGGGAGCTGCGCGGCGGCGAGCTGCACTTCCGCGGCTACCACCGCCCGGCCTGGCCGTCCAACACCCGGTCGCCGCTGCTGAAGCGGGAGGACGGCTGA
- a CDS encoding nuclear transport factor 2 family protein: protein MADGAGARDVRRVRDELEIRGLLARIARLADMGDLDAYAEQFTEDAVWEMPGVPVRRGRAEIRAAGSARRAEGATGPGSHTRHVVGTVTVEVEGASAVAESYWQFYADTGTVPRLHSMGHYRDTFRREPAGWRLARRRITPG from the coding sequence ATGGCCGACGGCGCGGGCGCGCGGGACGTCCGGAGGGTCCGGGACGAGCTGGAGATCCGCGGGCTGCTGGCGCGGATCGCGCGGCTGGCGGACATGGGCGACCTCGACGCCTACGCGGAGCAGTTCACCGAGGACGCCGTCTGGGAGATGCCCGGCGTGCCGGTCAGGCGCGGGCGCGCGGAGATCCGGGCGGCCGGCTCGGCGCGGCGCGCCGAGGGCGCCACCGGTCCTGGCAGCCACACCCGCCACGTGGTGGGCACCGTCACGGTGGAGGTCGAGGGCGCGTCGGCGGTGGCGGAGTCGTACTGGCAGTTCTACGCCGACACCGGCACCGTGCCGCGCCTGCACTCGATGGGGCACTACCGGGACACCTTCCGCCGGGAGCCGGCGGGCTGGAGGCTGGCCCGCCGGCGGATCACGCCGGGCTGA
- a CDS encoding GntR family transcriptional regulator: MRLGEEGDPGGDPVSVQAVSGAAGALPAPGEALVRRSSGEQAALYIRRLIFDGRLRQGDRVPQDDIARALGVSRIPVREALLSLEREGWVTIRPHRGAFIGALDEAAVRDHYTLYGLVFGFAARRATERRTPELTERLAGLCAGLEGTDDPAEVARLTRESDRLILETASSPRLRSVLRAMVGVVPGNFFALVPGPVEAVRAGRRAIHEAIADGDPDRAAGAYARMLRRQGDLVARLFEEKGLFAKPA; this comes from the coding sequence GTGAGACTCGGCGAAGAGGGCGATCCCGGGGGCGATCCAGTGTCCGTTCAGGCGGTGTCCGGCGCCGCCGGCGCGCTGCCCGCGCCCGGCGAGGCGCTGGTCCGGCGCAGCAGCGGCGAGCAGGCGGCGCTCTACATCCGCAGGCTGATCTTCGACGGCCGGCTGCGGCAGGGCGACCGCGTCCCGCAGGACGACATCGCCAGGGCCCTGGGCGTCAGCCGCATCCCTGTGCGCGAGGCCCTGCTGTCCCTGGAGCGGGAGGGCTGGGTCACGATCAGGCCGCACCGCGGCGCGTTCATCGGGGCGCTGGACGAGGCGGCCGTACGCGACCACTACACCCTGTACGGCCTGGTCTTCGGTTTCGCGGCCCGGCGGGCCACCGAGCGTCGCACGCCGGAGCTGACCGAGCGTCTGGCCGGGCTGTGCGCGGGACTGGAGGGCACCGACGACCCGGCGGAGGTCGCCCGCCTGACCCGCGAGTCCGACCGGCTGATCCTGGAGACCGCGAGCTCGCCGCGGTTGCGCTCGGTGCTGCGCGCCATGGTCGGTGTGGTGCCCGGCAACTTCTTCGCGCTGGTACCGGGGCCGGTCGAGGCCGTCCGGGCCGGGCGGCGGGCGATCCACGAGGCGATCGCGGACGGGGATCCCGACCGCGCCGCCGGAGCCTACGCGCGGATGCTGCGCCGCCAGGGCGACCTGGTGGCGCGGCTGTTCGAGGAGAAGGGCCTGTTCGCGAAACCGGCCTGA
- a CDS encoding Rieske 2Fe-2S domain-containing protein has protein sequence MSRFPFPVPNGWFAVARSDELAAGEVRPAHYFGRDLALFRTASGDARVVDAYCPHLGANLAHGGRVTGELLECPFHAWRFDGVSGRCLDVPYTDAEPSPKAAVRSYPVVERFGLVFAWHHLGGAEPYLDMPVMEEFDDEDWTDPVFHEFEIATCCQEMAENNADYVHFKYVHGMETVPGGEVGYDGFVKTVTERQEFRSKSGKVYPLDFTRRSYGLGLGALRLKGVMSFVSSVTPVDEEHVHIRWTFTVPESMRDFSEKMIRTFVDAVAEDIPIWENKVYVEKPLLIRGDGPIVEFRHWARQFYGEGVPERPWVPPRVRRLEGSDV, from the coding sequence ATGTCGCGCTTCCCGTTCCCCGTCCCGAACGGCTGGTTCGCCGTCGCGCGCAGCGACGAGCTGGCGGCCGGCGAGGTCAGGCCCGCGCACTACTTCGGGCGGGACCTCGCGCTGTTCCGCACCGCCTCCGGCGACGCCCGGGTCGTGGACGCGTACTGCCCGCACCTGGGGGCCAACCTCGCCCACGGCGGCCGGGTGACCGGCGAGCTGCTGGAGTGCCCGTTCCACGCCTGGCGCTTCGACGGCGTGTCCGGCCGGTGCCTGGACGTGCCCTACACCGACGCCGAGCCCTCGCCCAAGGCGGCCGTCCGCTCCTACCCGGTCGTGGAGCGCTTCGGCCTGGTGTTCGCCTGGCACCACCTCGGCGGCGCCGAGCCGTACCTCGACATGCCGGTCATGGAGGAGTTCGACGACGAGGACTGGACCGACCCGGTCTTCCACGAGTTCGAGATCGCCACCTGTTGCCAGGAGATGGCCGAGAACAACGCCGACTACGTCCACTTCAAGTACGTGCACGGCATGGAGACCGTGCCCGGCGGCGAGGTCGGCTACGACGGCTTCGTCAAGACCGTCACCGAGCGGCAGGAGTTCCGGAGCAAGAGCGGCAAGGTCTACCCGCTCGACTTCACGCGCAGGTCGTACGGGCTGGGCCTCGGCGCGCTCCGCCTCAAGGGCGTGATGTCCTTCGTCTCCTCGGTGACGCCCGTGGACGAGGAGCACGTTCACATCCGCTGGACCTTCACGGTGCCGGAGTCGATGCGGGACTTCTCGGAGAAGATGATCAGAACGTTCGTCGACGCGGTCGCCGAGGACATCCCGATCTGGGAGAACAAGGTGTACGTCGAGAAACCGCTCCTCATCCGCGGCGACGGGCCGATCGTCGAGTTCCGGCACTGGGCGCGGCAGTTCTATGGTGAGGGCGTGCCCGAGCGGCCCTGGGTGCCGCCGCGGGTCAGGCGGCTGGAAGGCAGTGATGTCTGA
- a CDS encoding TetR/AcrR family transcriptional regulator: protein MSERSSGPRGAGTRERILDAAERLMAERGVAGVSLNEINTAAGQRNTAALHYHFGGRDGLLRAIMRRHGPWLRARHDELYARVAGSGGPGDVRGLVEVIVLPVAEYIGMGSSQRWAIRVWTSALAHPHLAIEEVESLVDLSLTRAGRDLVKIMAEGMPRELAVERLVVASQSALHVLADRAILEDAPESRRSPLPLSLVARNLVDMTVSALTAPVGAATREEAARILGRS from the coding sequence ATGTCTGAACGATCCTCCGGGCCTCGCGGCGCCGGCACGCGCGAGCGCATCCTGGACGCCGCGGAGCGGCTGATGGCCGAGCGCGGCGTCGCCGGGGTGTCGCTCAACGAGATCAACACCGCCGCCGGCCAGCGCAACACCGCGGCCCTGCACTACCACTTCGGCGGGCGCGACGGGCTGCTGCGCGCGATCATGCGGCGGCACGGGCCGTGGCTGCGGGCCCGGCACGACGAGCTGTACGCGCGGGTCGCCGGGAGCGGGGGGCCGGGGGACGTCCGCGGGCTGGTCGAGGTGATCGTGCTGCCGGTGGCCGAGTACATCGGGATGGGCTCCAGCCAGCGGTGGGCGATCCGCGTCTGGACGTCGGCGCTGGCCCATCCGCACCTGGCCATCGAGGAGGTGGAGTCCCTCGTCGACCTCTCGCTGACCCGGGCGGGCCGCGACCTGGTGAAGATCATGGCCGAGGGGATGCCCCGGGAGCTGGCCGTCGAGCGGCTGGTCGTGGCGTCGCAGTCGGCGCTGCACGTGCTCGCGGACCGGGCGATCCTGGAGGACGCGCCGGAGAGCAGGCGCAGTCCCCTCCCGCTCTCCCTGGTGGCCCGCAACCTCGTCGACATGACGGTCTCCGCGCTCACCGCCCCCGTCGGCGCGGCCACCCGCGAGGAGGCCGCCAGGATCCTCGGCCGCTCGTAG
- a CDS encoding amidohydrolase family protein: protein MTERMARPDAQDAPSGRLARIPPLVDVDAHVVEPPDLWSGRLPARHRDAGPRIEHAPAGEVRLVDGRYVETPGTEGPDVAWWVYEDTRNQIKRYIAAAGVPADEVTNEGITYADMRPGCWRPSERLADMDLNGVQAQMCFPNYPRFCGQIFLWGKDRELALLSVRAYNDWMVEEWCGSSGGRLIPLCIVPLWDVDLAVAEVRRNAARGVRAVAFSELPAYLGLPGLHTGYWDPFFAACEETGTVLSMHIGSGTKTPQTSPDAPPAVGATIIFGNSVASMTDFLFSGVLHRFPRLKLLYAEAQIGWIPYLLERVDDVWETHRGWAHTRDNCPEPPSTYYYRQITSCFFKDAVGVEILHKVGLENVTFETDYPHQDGTWPRSREAAALQFGHLDQESIDKIARGNAIRLLGLDLPGS, encoded by the coding sequence ATGACGGAGCGGATGGCCCGCCCGGACGCGCAGGACGCGCCGTCCGGGCGGCTGGCCAGGATCCCGCCCCTGGTGGACGTGGACGCGCACGTGGTCGAGCCGCCGGACCTGTGGAGCGGCAGGCTGCCGGCCCGCCACCGCGACGCGGGCCCGCGCATCGAGCACGCGCCGGCCGGGGAGGTGCGCCTCGTCGACGGCAGGTACGTCGAGACCCCCGGAACCGAGGGGCCCGACGTGGCCTGGTGGGTGTACGAGGACACGCGGAACCAGATCAAGCGCTATATCGCGGCGGCCGGGGTCCCGGCCGACGAGGTGACCAACGAGGGCATCACCTACGCCGACATGCGGCCGGGCTGCTGGCGGCCGTCCGAACGCCTCGCCGACATGGACCTCAACGGCGTCCAGGCGCAGATGTGCTTCCCCAACTACCCCCGGTTCTGCGGGCAGATCTTCCTGTGGGGCAAGGACCGGGAGCTGGCCCTGCTGAGCGTCCGCGCCTACAACGACTGGATGGTCGAGGAGTGGTGCGGTTCCAGCGGCGGGCGTCTCATCCCGCTGTGCATCGTGCCGCTCTGGGACGTCGACCTGGCCGTGGCCGAGGTCCGGCGGAACGCCGCCCGCGGGGTGCGGGCCGTGGCCTTCAGTGAACTGCCCGCCTACCTGGGGCTTCCCGGCCTCCACACCGGATACTGGGATCCGTTCTTCGCCGCGTGCGAGGAGACCGGCACCGTGCTCTCCATGCACATCGGCTCGGGCACCAAGACGCCGCAGACGTCCCCGGACGCGCCCCCGGCGGTGGGGGCGACCATCATCTTCGGCAACAGCGTCGCGAGCATGACGGACTTCCTGTTCTCCGGGGTGCTGCACCGCTTCCCCCGGCTGAAGCTCCTCTACGCCGAGGCGCAGATCGGCTGGATCCCCTATCTGCTGGAGCGCGTCGACGACGTCTGGGAGACCCACCGCGGCTGGGCGCACACCCGCGACAACTGCCCCGAACCGCCGTCCACGTACTACTACCGGCAGATCACCAGCTGCTTCTTCAAGGACGCCGTGGGCGTGGAGATCCTCCACAAGGTCGGGCTGGAGAACGTCACGTTCGAGACCGACTACCCGCACCAGGACGGCACCTGGCCGCGGTCGCGGGAGGCGGCCGCCCTGCAGTTCGGCCATCTCGACCAGGAGTCCATCGACAAGATCGCCCGTGGCAACGCCATCCGCCTGCTCGGCCTCGACCTGCCCGGCAGCTGA
- a CDS encoding GntR family transcriptional regulator — translation MTDWSELLPGHDLSRMSSGEQVRLYVRRLIFDGVLRQGQRVPQDAIAQALGVSRIPVREALIALEREGWMTIVPHRGAFVNALDESSVRDLYELYGLFYGFAVRRAVERQGSDLAARLAPIQREITDAEGAGDLQELTMRFHRLVVDAAQSPRLRSMLKQMTGVVPGNFFELVPGAEGVERRGTAAILRAIKKGDPERAEQEYAKMLRNQGDLVVKLFRGRGMFDQAPEATAASR, via the coding sequence ATGACGGACTGGTCCGAGCTGCTTCCGGGTCACGACCTGTCCCGGATGAGCAGCGGTGAGCAGGTCCGGCTCTACGTCCGCCGCCTGATCTTCGACGGGGTGCTCCGGCAGGGGCAGCGGGTCCCGCAGGACGCCATCGCGCAGGCCCTCGGGGTCTCCCGGATCCCCGTGCGGGAGGCGCTCATCGCGCTCGAACGCGAGGGCTGGATGACGATCGTCCCGCACCGCGGGGCCTTCGTGAACGCGCTCGACGAGTCGTCGGTGCGCGACCTCTACGAGCTCTACGGGCTGTTCTACGGGTTCGCCGTCCGCCGGGCGGTCGAGCGGCAGGGCAGCGACCTGGCCGCGCGGCTGGCCCCGATCCAGCGGGAGATCACCGACGCCGAGGGCGCCGGCGACCTCCAGGAGCTGACGATGCGTTTCCACCGCCTCGTCGTGGACGCGGCCCAGTCGCCGCGGCTGCGGAGCATGCTCAAGCAGATGACCGGCGTCGTGCCGGGCAACTTCTTCGAGCTCGTGCCCGGCGCCGAGGGCGTGGAACGGCGCGGCACCGCCGCCATCCTGCGGGCCATCAAGAAGGGCGACCCGGAACGAGCCGAGCAGGAGTACGCCAAGATGCTCCGGAACCAGGGCGACCTCGTGGTCAAGCTGTTCCGCGGGCGCGGCATGTTCGACCAGGCGCCGGAGGCGACCGCCGCCTCCCGGTGA
- a CDS encoding ATP-binding cassette domain-containing protein: protein MHSADSHSVIQVRGARENNLADVSVDLPKRRLTVFTGVSGSGKSSLVFGTIAAESKRLINETYSAFLQSFMPSLGRPDVDELRNLSAAIVVDQERMGANSRSTVGTATDAYAMLRIVFSRLGTPHIGPAGAFSFNLPEGMCPECEGVGQVSKIDVDQLVDRELSLNEGAITVPNFAVDSWYWQVMAGSGFYSPDKKLKDFTEQEWEDFLHKGSTKVKAGTHNTTYEGLITKVQRLYLTKDRESMQPHIRAFVDRAVVFAGCPSCGGTRLNQAALSSTINGVNIAQCSSMQISDLARFVTDLDAPQVAPLLGNLRDLLESLVEIGLGYLSLDRPSGTLSGGEAQRVKMVRHLGSSLTDVTYVFDEPTAGLHPHDIQRMNGLLERLRDKGNTVLVVEHKPEVIAIADHVVDLGPGAGAEGGHVCYSGDVAGLRASGTLTGRHLEHRARLRETPRTPRGKMSIEGADLHNLRGVDVDVPLGVLTVVTGVAGSGKSSLIHGYVAGREGVVVADQSPIRGSRRSNPATYTGLLNPIRTAFAKANGVKPALFSANSEGACTHCGGLGVIYTDLAMMAGVASVCEKCEGRRFTPEVLAYTLRGKNISEVLDMSVAEAHDFFPSGQAHVILGRLRDVGLGYLRLGQPLNTLSGGERQRIKLAIHMAEKAATYVLDEPTTGLHMADVDHLLALLDQLVDGGNTVIVIEHHQAVMAHADWIIDLGPGAGHDGGEVVFTGTPADLVARGDTLTARHLREYTAGS, encoded by the coding sequence ATGCATTCGGCCGACAGCCACAGCGTCATCCAGGTCCGCGGCGCCCGGGAGAACAACCTGGCCGACGTCTCGGTCGACCTGCCCAAGCGCCGGCTCACCGTCTTCACGGGAGTGTCCGGCTCAGGGAAGTCCAGCCTGGTGTTCGGCACCATCGCCGCCGAGTCCAAGCGGCTGATCAACGAGACCTACAGCGCCTTCCTGCAGTCGTTCATGCCCAGCCTGGGCCGTCCGGACGTGGACGAGCTGCGCAACCTGAGCGCCGCGATCGTCGTCGACCAGGAGCGGATGGGCGCGAACTCCCGTTCCACGGTGGGCACCGCCACGGACGCCTACGCCATGCTGCGCATCGTCTTCAGCCGGCTGGGCACCCCGCACATCGGCCCGGCCGGCGCCTTCAGCTTCAACCTGCCCGAGGGCATGTGCCCGGAGTGCGAAGGCGTCGGCCAGGTCTCCAAGATCGACGTCGACCAGCTGGTGGACCGCGAGCTCTCCCTCAACGAGGGCGCGATCACCGTTCCCAACTTCGCCGTGGACTCCTGGTACTGGCAGGTCATGGCGGGCTCCGGCTTCTACAGCCCGGACAAGAAGCTGAAGGACTTCACCGAGCAGGAGTGGGAGGACTTCCTCCACAAGGGCTCGACCAAGGTGAAGGCGGGCACGCACAACACCACCTACGAAGGGCTCATCACCAAGGTCCAGCGGCTCTACCTCACCAAGGACCGCGAGTCGATGCAGCCCCACATCAGGGCCTTCGTCGACCGGGCCGTGGTCTTCGCCGGCTGCCCGTCCTGCGGCGGCACCCGGCTCAACCAGGCCGCGCTGTCCTCCACGATCAACGGGGTGAACATAGCCCAGTGCTCGTCGATGCAGATCAGCGACCTGGCCCGGTTCGTGACGGACCTCGACGCCCCGCAGGTGGCGCCGCTGCTGGGCAACCTGCGCGATCTCCTCGAATCGCTGGTCGAGATCGGGCTGGGCTACCTCAGCCTGGACCGGCCCTCGGGCACGCTCTCCGGCGGTGAGGCGCAGCGCGTGAAGATGGTGCGGCACCTGGGGTCCAGCCTCACCGACGTCACCTACGTCTTCGACGAGCCCACCGCGGGGCTGCACCCGCACGACATCCAGCGCATGAACGGCCTGCTGGAGCGGCTGCGCGACAAGGGCAACACGGTGCTCGTCGTGGAGCACAAGCCGGAGGTCATCGCGATCGCCGACCACGTCGTCGACCTCGGCCCCGGCGCGGGCGCCGAGGGCGGGCACGTCTGCTACTCCGGGGACGTGGCCGGGCTGCGCGCCTCGGGCACCCTGACCGGACGGCACCTGGAGCACCGGGCGCGGCTGCGTGAGACGCCCAGGACGCCGCGGGGGAAGATGTCGATCGAGGGCGCGGACCTGCACAATCTGCGCGGCGTCGACGTGGACGTCCCGCTGGGGGTGCTGACGGTGGTCACCGGTGTCGCCGGGTCCGGCAAGAGCTCGCTCATCCACGGGTACGTCGCCGGCCGGGAGGGCGTCGTCGTGGCGGACCAGTCGCCGATCCGCGGCTCGCGCCGTTCCAACCCGGCCACCTACACCGGGCTGCTGAACCCGATCCGTACCGCCTTCGCCAAGGCCAACGGCGTTAAGCCGGCCCTCTTCAGCGCCAACTCGGAAGGGGCCTGCACGCACTGCGGCGGCCTGGGCGTCATCTACACCGACCTCGCGATGATGGCGGGGGTGGCCTCGGTGTGCGAGAAGTGCGAGGGGAGGCGCTTCACCCCCGAGGTCCTCGCGTACACGCTGCGCGGCAAGAACATCAGCGAGGTGCTGGACATGTCCGTGGCGGAGGCGCACGACTTCTTCCCGTCCGGGCAGGCGCACGTGATCCTCGGCCGGCTCCGGGACGTGGGGCTGGGCTACCTGCGGCTCGGCCAGCCGCTGAACACGCTGTCGGGCGGCGAGCGGCAGCGGATCAAGCTCGCCATCCACATGGCCGAGAAGGCCGCGACGTACGTCCTGGACGAGCCGACCACCGGGCTGCACATGGCCGATGTGGACCACCTGCTCGCCCTCCTCGACCAGCTGGTCGACGGCGGGAACACGGTGATCGTGATCGAGCACCACCAGGCCGTGATGGCCCACGCCGACTGGATCATCGACCTCGGTCCCGGCGCCGGGCACGACGGCGGCGAGGTGGTGTTCACCGGAACGCCCGCCGACCTCGTGGCCCGGGGGGACACGCTGACGGCGCGGCATCTGCGCGAGTACACCGCAGGCTCCTGA